The genomic region CTGTGTATGCACTACTTCTACTACGGCTGCCTTGAAGAGGCCCTTGAAGATCTCATGGCGGTCGACCGCTCCGAGCTGTGCGACTACAGCGGCATCCTCACCATGATGGACGCGGCGGTCACCCTGCTGGTCGCCTTCGATTGCCAAAACGATGTGCCCCAGGAGGCGTCGCGCCAAGCCCGCTTCATGCGCGAGATCCGCCCCAAGCTGCGCGGATTTGGCGAACTGCGCTTTGCCCTGCAACTGGCGGCCCGCTACGCCTGGCGCCCCTGGCGGTGGAAACAGGCGATGTTCCTGCTCAAGCGCAAGCGGGAGCTCTTCCCCGATCTGCAACCGGGCCACCACATGGAGGGGGGCAACATGCAGGACCGCACGGTCGTCTTTTCGCGTGCGGTCTGGAAACACTGGGGCGACCGGCAGATGGTGATCCCCGATCTGGCCACCAACGCCGAGAAATTCGTCGAGGCGGTCAAGCGGGGCAACGCGGTGTGTAAGAAATACTTCCCCTATTACACCCTCTACTGCGTCGGCATCCGGCTACGGGAGGACCACCGTCCCCACTACGAGCTGTCGAGCATTCCCCCTGACGCCCAGGGGTGGGCCTACGGCTGCGAGTTCGAGCCGATGTTCGAGGGGGTGCAGTACAGCCGCGACCAACTGCAATCGTTCAAAAACGAGATCTACGACATCGGGGTCGATATGAAGACCAGCTACTACCGCTTCGGGGGGATGATGAAGGGGTACATCCGTCGGGCGTTGGGGGATGAGGTGGTCGAGCGCCATTTGAAAATGAAGAAAAAGGCCGATCCGAGCATGATTCTCAACCGGGACACGATCTTCTAATGGCCGCCACTTATTCAAACTGCCACGGCTGTTCCCTGTGTCTGCTCTCGTGCCCGATGTGGCTGCAAAAGCGGGATGTCACCTTCAGCGCCCAGGGGATGGCTCGCGCTCTGCAAAACGGCGCCCAGCCCCAGGATTTGGCCGAGCCGCTGCTGTCGTGTCTGCTCTGCGGCATTTGCGATCTGATCTGCCCCGAGAAGATCGACCTGCGTGGCATGATCGAAAACGGCCTGCGGCGGCTCGATCCCGATCTGGTCGCCCGACGGGCCGCCGCCTGCCCCGCCGAAGATCGCTTCGACGCCAGCCGCGATCCGGTTTTGCTCCAATTGCTGGGGCCGGACGATTTTTATGTGATTGAGCCACGCTCCTTTCATGCCCACCACGTCGAGCGGGTCGCCCATTACGAGGCGCTGCGCCGTCGCACCGGGTGCGGCATGAACCTCGATCTGCATCGCATGGCCATTCCGACCGGTATCGAACACTTGGGGGAGGGGCAGGTGCAGAAGCTCGACGTGAAGCAGCAAATTCAGTGGCTACTCAAGGGGCGGACGTTCGCCCGTATCGTGGTCGAAAGCCGGTGCGATCAAGCCCTGTTGGCCGAAATCACCGGCAAGCCGGTCGTGCATATCAGTGAATTAATTGGAAGTGAGAACGCCCATGCGTAGCACCGACGTAGTGATCGTCGGGGCCGGTTTGGCCGGCGCCGCCACCGCCAAGCGGTTGGTCGATGCCGGTCTTGAGACGGTGATCCTCGAAAAGCAAAGCCTGCCCCGCCACAAGATTTGCAGCGGCATCCTCTCGCCGCGCGGCTACCGCTTTTTGATCGAGAACTTCGGCCCGCTCCCCCGCGAGGCGCTGCACGAGCCGACCTACACCCGGGGGGTGACCTTCCACTTCCCCAGCATGGTGTCGATGTCGATGGATTTCTTCGGCGGCACCACCCCCCACCTGCATCGCAAGTACGCCGACCATTGGGCGGTGCTGCAAAGCGGGGCCGAGATCATGGACGAGACCTCGTTTTTGGGGCTGGAGCAGCATCCCGACCATGTGGTGGTCACCGCCCGGCGCAAGGGGGGGGAGCGGTTTCAGATCAAGGCCAAGTACGTGGTTGGGGCCGACGGTCCAGTCTCCCCGGTCATCAAGGCGCTCTATCCCGACTACCACAACCGGATCCCCATGTTTTTCGTGGGGCAGAAATTTCACGAGATCATCGACTGCCCCCTGGACGAGGAATACTTCCATTTCTGGTTTCACCCCGAGCTGGGCCACTACACCTGGAGCCACGCCCGGGATGGGCGGCAGATCGTCGGGGTCGGCTTCAAGATCGGCGACAGCTTCCACGACCGCCACCGCTTTGTGGCCGACTACTTCGAGAAGAAACACGGGGTGAAGCTGGGGCCGGCCGACGAGGACCACGAGGGGACCGCCGAGAACTTCGGCCCCTCGCTCATCAACCGTTACGTCTTCGGCAAGGAACGGGTGTTGATTACCGGGCAGGCGACCGGGTTTTTGAACATGATCGGCGAGGGGATGAGCTGCGCCCTGCATTCGGGGGCGATTGCGGGGGAATCGATCGTCGATGCAATCCTGCGCGACCTGCCGGTACAAGATGTCTACCGCCGCGCCATCGCTTCAGAGGTCAGGCGAACCACCGACCAGTGGAACCCCCTCAAAATTGCCTTCGACAAACCCCACGAGGCCGACTTCCCCAAGGCGCTGATGGCGCTGTCGCCGGGCGATCGCATCAAGGTGCTGCGCGACATCTGGAAATTCCTGGTCCTCTACAAAGAGTTCAAATGGGGGCGGAAAATTGCGGCGCTCAGCATGCAGCGTTTGCTGCGCGGTGATTATTCGCAGAAAAACTGGTTGTAGGTTTCGGGCTTGGTGGGGGTGTTTTCTCGTATTTAAGGGAGCCTCCCAGCCCATCCCTGGACTGCTCGGAAGCGCCATTAAATCAGCGCTTCCCTAAAGGTTTTTAGAGATGCCCTCTATTTTGCCGTGTGGAAGAGACGTAAGTGGTTCGTTGCCGAATGGGCGATGGCGATCCGGTGGTACGGCAGGGAAAGACGGACGCAACGAAAAGCCCGGTTGAGAAGTCATTCCGGTCGCTCCGAAACAGGCTTGGAAGCCAAGTCCTCCTTGCCTCGGAACCCCCTCAAAGAGTTCAAAAAAACCTTGACCTACCCTTGACGTTGCCTATGATTCGCGCCCCTCGCGGAGGTGGCCTCGCTGCCTCCCGTCGGGAGTGTGGGCCCAGGTAGCTCAGTCGGTAGAGCAGGGGACTGAAAATCCCCGTGTCGGTGGTTCGATTCCGCCCCTGGGCACCACTCTTTGTCCCCATCGTCTAGAGGCCTAGGACACTGCCCTTTCACGGCGGCAACACCGGTTCGAATCCGGTTGGGGACGCCACGACTCCACAGCGACGGCTCCATCGTGTCACCGCGATGGAGCCGTTTTTGTTTGGTTGTATGCCCATTCGCGCCTTGGGGGTGAACGGTGTTCGATCAGCTAACCGAGCGTTTTGACGGGATTTTCAAACGGATTCGCGGCCGTGGTGCGCTCAACGATGAGAACATCGCCGACGCCCTGCGCCAGGTACGCATGGCGCTGCTTGAGGCCGACGTTGCCCTGAGTGTGGTGCGCGACCTGCTCGACAAGGTGCGCGAGCGGGCGTTGGGGCAAGAGGTTGTTGGCTCCCTGAATCCCGGCCAGGTCTTCGTCAAGATCGTCCACGAAGAGCTGACGGCGGTGATGGGGCAAGCGGTCCCCCTCGAACTCAAGGCGCAGCCCCCCGCCGTGGTGATGCTGGTCGGTTTGCAGGGTTCGGGTAAAACCACCACCGCTGCCAAGCTGGCCAAGTTGCTCGGGGCCGATAAAAAGAAGGTGGCGATGGTCTCGGCCGATATCTATCGGCCCGGCGCCATCGAACAGTTGGCCAGCGTCGGCGCCCAGGTTGGGGCCGAGGTGATCCCCTCCTCCAGCGATCAAAAGCCGGTCGACATCGCCCGACGCGGACTCGATGCGGCGCGCAAGATGGGGGCTGACGTTCTGCTCCTGGACGCTGCCGGACGATTGCACGTCGACGAAGCGATGATGGAGGAGATCGTTCAGGTCGCCCAGGCGGCTCAGCCGGTCGAAACCCTGCTGGTGGTCGATGCCATGACCGGCCAGGACGTGGTTAAGGTGGCGCAGGCGTTCCAAGCCCGGCTCAACCTGACCGGCGTAGTGCTGACCAAAACCGACGGCGATGCCCGCGGGGGCGCGGCGCTGTCGCTGCGCCATGTGACCGGGCTGCCGATTAAGTATTTGGGCACCGGCGAAAAGCTCGACGGCATCGCCCCCTTCCATCCCGAGCGGATGGCGGGACGCATCCTCGGCATGGGCGACGTAGTCTCCTTGGTCGAAAAGGTGCAGGGTCAGGTCGACGCCAAGAAGGCCGAGCAGCTCGCCAAGAAGCTCAAGAAGAAGGGGCTGGACCTCAACGATCTGCGCGATCAGCTGGCTTCGCTGCGCAAAATGGGCTCCCTGCGTGACATGGTGGGGATGATCCCCGGCGCCGGAAAGTTGATGGGGCAGATCGCCGACGAGGATGCCGAAAAGCAGATGAAGCGGATGGAGGCGATCCTCTCGTCGATGACGATGAAGGAGCGCGAGCGGCCCGAGATCATCAATCCCAGTCGCAAACGGCGCATCGCCGCCGGGTCGGGCACCGCCCTTCCCGAGGTGAATCGGCTGCTCAAACAGTTCGATCAGATGCAAAAAATGATGAAAAAAGCCGGCAAGATGGGTAAGCGCGGCGGGATGGGAATGCCTGGAATGCCCCGGATGCCCGGGGGGGGTTTTCCTTTCCGTTGAGGTCGTGCACAATCCGCGACCTTTTTTTCCCCCGACCGGGGAAACCCTCGAAAAGTCTTTCGAGATGCTTTGGGGAATCTCGTGGGGTCCATTGGGGCCTTGCGTTTCGAACTCTTTGGGAAGCAAGAGGTTTTTGCAGCATGGTCAAAATCCGTATGGCCCGCGGTGGCTCCAAGAAGCGTCCTTTCTACCGGATCGTCGTCGCCGACGTGCGTTCGCCTCGCGACGGTCGCTTCATCGAGCAGCTGGGGTTCTACAACCCCGTTGCCACCCCCAAGGCCGTGAAAATCGACTTGGTCAAGTACGACGCCTGGATTGCCAAGGGTGCGCAAGCCACCGAGACCGTCGCCCGTGTGGCCGGTCAGCTGCGGTCGGGCGGCGAATCTGCCTGATCCCGGGTCTTTGGCAGTGTGCGACATGCAGGCCGAGGTGACCGACTGGTTGCAGATCGGCAAGGTCGTCGGTGTCTTCGGGGTCAAGGGGGCGGTCAAGGTGTTTTCCCTGACCGATCCCCCCGAAAACGCCCTGGCCTATCGCCCCTGGCGCTTGGTCAACGGTCTGCAGACCCGCGAAATCCCAAAGCCGAAGGGCGGCTGGCGCGGCAAACATCTGGTGGTCGAGATCGACGGGGTGACCACTCCGGAGCAGGCCCATGGCCTGATCGGCTGGCAGATCGAGGTCCCGCGGACCGCCCTTGAGCTGGACGAAGACGAGTTCCTTCTTTCCGATCTGCCAGGGTGGCGGGTGGTGGATGAAACCGGATACGACTACGGGGTGGTGACCGCCTGGTTTGAAACCCCGGCCCATTGGCAGATCGTGGTGCTGGGTCAGGCGGGGGAGCAGGTGATCCCCTGGCTCGACGAGGTGGTCCTTCACGCCGATCCCGACCAGCGCCAGCTGGTGGTGGCCTGGCACCCCCCCGTCGAGGGGGCATGATGCAGCCCGAAAAGCGGGGGCTCAGGATTGAGGTTTTGACCCTGTTCCCCGAGTTTTTTGCCTCTCCCCTGACGGTGTCGATACCCAAACGGGCCATCGACAAAGGGGTGATGGAGGTGGTGACCACCGACATCCGAAACTGGGGGGTGGGGCGGCATCGGGCGGTGGACGATACCCCCTACGGCGGCGGCCCCGGCATGGTAATGCGGCCCGAGCCGGTCGCCGATGCGGTCCGCCAAGCACGGGCCGGTTATCCCGACGCCCCGGTGATTTATCTGTCGCCCCAGGGGCGGCGGTTCGATCAGGCCCAGGCACAGCGGCTTTCCGAGTTGCCCGGGTTTGTGCTGCTCTGCGGTCGTTACGAAGGGGTCGACGAGCGGGTGATCGCCCAAGAGATCGACGAGGAGCTCTCCGTTGGCGATTTCGTGCTTTCGGGGGGCGAGCCTGCTGCGCTGGTGGTGATCGACGCGGTAGCGCGGCTTCTGCCCGGCGCGTTGGGAAGCCAGGAATCGGCCGAACAAGATTCATTCAGTGACGGGCTGCTCGATTGCCCCCACTTTACCCGTCCCCCGGAATGGGAGGGGTTAGCGGTCCCCGATGTTTTGCTTTCGGGCGACCACGGCGCCATCGCCCGCTGGAGGCGGGAGCAGGCGCTGGAGCGTACCCGCAGTCGGCGGCCCGATTTGCTGACTGAGACTACGGCGAAGTGCTGAACGCCAGCGCTTCCATCAACAAGCCAACATCCGATTGATAGCGTGGGCCACAACGGTCCACCGGTTAAGGAGAAGGTCCGATGAAGAACGCGATCATCGCCAAAATCGAGGCAGAACAAGCCGAGCGCAAGCAGATCCCCGAGATCCGCATTGGTGACACCGTTAAGGTGCATGTGAAGGTGACCGAGGGCAACCGCCAGCGGATCCAGGTTTACGAAGGCCTGGTCATCGCCCAGAAACGCGGCGGTCTGAACGCCGCCGTCACCGTGCGCAAGATCTCCTTCGGCGAAGGGGTGGAGCGGGTGTTTCCCCTCCACAGCCCCCTGGTCGAGAAGATCGAGGTGGTGCGCCACGGCGTCGTGCGCCGCGCCAAGCTCTACTACCTGCGCGCCCTGCGCGGTAAGGCTGCCCGTATCCGCGAGCGTCGCTGAGCATTGCTGCCGTGATCGAGGCGTCGTGGGGGGCTTGGCCCGACCAGGAGCGTCTCGAAGGGGAGCTAACCCTTGGGTGGCCGGTGGCCGGAATCGACGAAGCTGGACGCGGCCCCTGGGCCGGTCCGGTGACCGCTGCGGCGGTGATTCTCGATCCGCCCCGGCCGCTCTCAGGGCTCGACGATTCCAAGAAGTTGACGGCCCGGCGTCGCCAAGTCTTGGAGGTCGAAATCCGCGCCAAGGCACACGCCTGGGGGGTGGGTTGGGCTGGTGCCGACGAGATCGATGCCCTGGGGATTCTCCAGGCGACCTTCTTGGCGATGGACCGAGCGGTTGCGCAGCTGTCGAGCCCTCCCCATGCGGTTTTGGTGGATGGTCCCCTGATACCTCGGTTTTCGAGGGGATTTGCCGGGGGGATCCACCCCATGGTCAAGGGTGATGCGCGCTCTTTGAGTATTGCAGCGGCTTCGATTTTGGCCAAGGAGGCCCGTGATCGCTGGATGGCTGAAATCGAGGTGATCTACCCCGGCTACGGTTTTGCCGTACACAAGGGGTATGGCACGGCGGCGCACCAAAAGGCGTTAAAAGAATTGGGGCCTTGCCCCATTCATCGCCGTTCGTTTCGGCCCGTGGCCGTAGCGGCGGGTCTATAGCAATTTCTGCAAGACCTTGCTCCAGGCGTTCGACCTGGGGCTGAGCTCCACTGTTGGAGCATCATCCGTAAGGGGGACCATCGTCTCATGTCGTTTTATGAATTGACCTATCTGATCAAACCCGAGGTCGACGCCGAAGGGCGTGATGCCATCAAGGGGATCGTTGCCGATGTTGTCGCGGCCAACGGTGGCGCCATCGCCAAGGAAGAGAACTGGGGGCTGCGCGAGATGGCCTACCCCATCGCCAAGATCAACCGCGCCTTCTACATCCACTTGGTCTTCGAGACTTCGGGTCAGGCGATTGCCGAGATTGAGCGTCGTCTGCGTTTGAACGAGCAGGTGCTGCGTTTCATGCACGTGCAGATCGACGCCATCCCCGAAGAGGCCAGCCCTCTGGCCCGTCCCGCCGATGTTCGTCCCGCCCCCAAGGCTTCCGACGAGGAAGTGGTTGAGGACGATGGGGACGAAGATTCCGACGAGGACGGGGAAGACTGACCTACAGCCCCTCTATGCCGACCGCCAACCGGTTGGTCCTTGAAGGTGTAGTACAAGCCCCGGTGCAGGAACGGGTCACCCCTTCGGGCCGCCAAGTCGTGGTCTTCACCCTGGAGTACACGGCACAGGCCGAACTTTGGGGGCAGGAGCGGCAGGAGGAGCTTCAAGTCGAAATCACCCTTCCCGAACCGTTTGATCGGCGTCAGCCCCCCCGGCCCGGCAGCAAGGTCCGAATCGAGGGGCGCTTGATCCAAAATGTTTGGACGCGGGATGGGGAGCGACGCTTCGGTCGCATCATGGTGATGGCCGAAACGTTGATTCCCCTGCCCCCTTCCGAGGAGAGAAAGTCATGAGCGAATCCACCGAAAAGAAAACCGAAGGCGCACCCAAGGGTGGCCCCCGTCGTCGTCCCGTGTTCCGTCGCCGCAAGGTCTGCCGGTTCTGCGTCGACAAGTCGATCCCCGACTACCGCGATGTCGAGATGGTCAAAAGCTTCATCACCGACCGCGGCAAGATCGTTCCTTCGCGGATCACCGGGACCTGCCAGAAGCATCAGCGCCGTCTGACCATCGCCATCAAGCGTGCTCGGATCTTGGCCCTGATTCCCTTCACGGCGCTGCACCGCCGCTGATTCGTCCAGACTCCGTGGACGATGCCAAACCGGGAATCCCCCCCGTTCTGAACGGGGCAATTCCCAAATGGGTCGACCGGATTGCCCGGTTCCCCCTTGCGGGGGTGCTGGCCGGTTTGCTGATTGCCCTAACGGCGGTGATGCCGGCGCTGTTGCCGGTGGCTGCGGCGTTGTTGTACCTGGCTGGACGGCGCGATGGTTTGCGTGGCGGGGCCTTGGCGGTGGCAATTGCCGCTGTTGTGGCCGCGCTGCTCAGCCCCATCGGCTGGGTTTTAGCCCTGTTGTTGGGACTGCCCAGTCTGTGGATCGCACTGCAACATTGGCAGGGCCACACGGTCATGTCGGGGCTGCCTTGGCTGGCCGGTGGATTAACGGTGATGTTGGCTTTGTGGGGATTTGCGGTGGGTGATCCCGCCGCGTTTATTCACGAGGCACTGGCCCCCACCTTCGCCGCTGCGGAGGCAGCCTTTCGCAAGGCGATCAGCGAGCCTGCAGCGCTGGCCCAGGCGCTGCGAACGCTGGCTGAATGGCGGGATTTGTTCGACACCCCGATTTTGCCCGGTATTTTGGCGATCTCCTGGGCGTCGATCATTGGGGTGGGGGTGTTGTTGGCCCTGATGGTGATGCGGGCGCTCGATTTTGCCCGTTTTGCTCAATACCGGATGTCGCCCAATCTGGTGTGGTGGATCGTCGTACTGGGATTTGCCGCTTGGCTGGGTAGCGGGCCAATGGGATTTGCCGGAATCAACGGCCTGATGCTTTGGTCGCTGCTCTACTTCTTGGCGGGTCTGGCCCTGGTGCAGTGGTTTTTTGAACGTCGTCAAACGCCGGTTGGAATGCGGGCACTGTTTTATATTGCAGCCGCGATTTTCTTCCCGCTGGCGCTCTTCATCGCCCTTCTGGGGCTGTTCGATACTTGGTTCCATTTGCGTGAGCGCGCGTCTTCCAGCGCTCAATAGCACGCCTTGAAGGAGAGACAGCCGTGCAAGTCATTCTGCTCGAAAACATCGATAAACTGGGTACCGTGGGCGAAGAAATCCGTGTTCGCGACGGGTTCGGCCGCAACTTCCTGGTTCCCCAGGGCAAGGCGCTGGTCGCCAACAATGCCAACCGCAAGGCCTTCGAGGCCCAGCGTCGCCGCTTTGAGGAGCGCGCCGCCGCCGCCCTGGCCCAGGCCAAGGCGACCGCCGAGCAGCTGGCCACCCTTGAGCTCAAGGCCCAACATGCCGCCGGTAACGAAGGCAAACTCTTCGGTTCGGTCACCAGCCACGAGTTGGCCGAGATGATCGAGGCGGCCGGCGTGGTCGTGGATCGTCGCTTGATTCACTTGGCCAACCCCATCCGCAACGTTGGCGAGCACACCTTCACCATCCGTCTCCACCCTCAGGTGGTGATCGATCTGACGGTCGTGGTCGAAGCGCTTTAATGGAAAATCGCTCCCCCGGCCCACTGGGTCGGGGGAGTGATTTTCAGGCGTGGCGCGACGCCATGCCGATGGGTTGGATGATCCCCGTGGTTATCCCCTTCCGAGGCGGCGCCTCTTCTGATCCGCTCCCCAAGCGGTTCCCGGAATAACGCAGCTGGGAGGTTCCCATGTCCTCCGACGCCCTGCGCGTCCCCCCCCATAATGTCGAAGCGGAGCGGGCGGTCCTCGCCGCGGTCCTGCTCGACAACAGCGCCCTGGATCGTATCGGCGGGCGGCTGAACCCTGGCGATTTTTACGTTCCCGCCCACCGCGAGCTCTTCAAGGCCTACCTTGAGCTGACCGACCGCTCACAACCCATCGATGCGGTGACGGTGAGCGAAGCGCTGGAGGAACGCCATCTGCTCGAACAGATCGGCGGCCACGGCTACCTGCTCGACCTCATCAACGAATTCCCCACCTCTGCCAACGTTCGCGCCTACGCCGACATCGTGCGCGACCGCTCGATCCTGCGCGACATCATCCGCTCCGGCACCAAGGTCATCGAAACCGCCTACCAAACGGAAGGGGGGGAGGCGATGTCGGCCCTCGATGTGGCCGAGGGGACGATGTTCGAGGTTGCCCAGCGGTATCGTGGCGACGGCACTACCGCCGGGTTGGAGGGGGTGCGTACCGTGTTGGGGCGCGCCTTCGACCATCTAGAGACCGTGGCCAAAACCCAGGGGGGCATCACCGGAATCTCGACCGGCTTTACCGACCTCGACACCGAAACCGCCGGGTTGCAACGGGGCGATCTCATCATCGTGGCCGGACGTCCCTCGATGGGTAAAACCTCGTTCGCGATGAACATCGCCGAGCACATTGCGGTGCAGCAGAAGGGGACCGTCGCGGTCTTTTCGCTGGAGATGCCCAAGGAGCATCTGGTGCTGCGTATGCTCGCCTCGATGGCACGGGTCAACGCCGGCAAGATGCGCAGCGGCCAGCTCGAAAGCATCGATTTCGAACACCTGACCGACGCCGCCGGCAACCTGGTCGACAGCCGCCTGTTCATCAACGATTCGATGGATGTGACTTTGATGGACCTGCGCAGCCAGTTGCGGCGGATGCGCCGCGAAGGGCCGGTCGATCTGGTGGTGATCGATTATCTGCAGCTGATGCGCGGCCGCGCCGACCTGGACAACCGCGCCCAAGAGATCAGTGAAATCTCCCGCGGTTTGAAGGGGCTGGCCAAAGAGATGGACTGCCCGGTGATCGCCCTGTCCCAGCTCAATCGCTCACTCGAACAGCGCACCAACAAGCGGCCCATGCTTTCGGATCTGCGTGAATCGGGGGCCATCGAGCAGGACGCCGACGTGATCTTTTTCGTTTACCGCGAAGAGGTTTACCTGCGCAACGACGAAAGCGCCAAAGGCAAGGAGCGTTACAACGAGGTCAAGGGCAAGGCCGAGATCATCATCGGCAAGCAGCGTAACGGTCCGGTTGGTGCGGTGGCCATGGCATTCCAAGGGGAATACACCCGTTTTGCCAACCTGATCCAAGAGGATTTCTACCGTTGAGCGAGCAGCCGCCACGTCGCACCTGGATCGAACGGAATGCCGGGGCGCTGCGCCACAACGCCGCTTTGCTCAGCGAGCGGGCGGGGGGGGTGAGCCTGCTGGCGGTCATCAAAACCAACGCCTATGGCCACGGCATGACCTGGGCCGCCGAAACCCTGAAGGGGCAGGTACCCGGTTTTGCGGTAGCGACGGTGGAGGAGGGGATCGAGGTGCGGGCGGTGGCGCCCGATCACGAGATCGTTGTCCTCGGCGGAGCGATTCCGGGGCAGGAGGGGGTTGCTGCGGCGCACAACCTTCGGCTGACGACCTTCGATGGCCTAGGGCTGGATCGGGCGGTCGCTGCTGGGGTGAAAACGGCGATCAAGGTCGATTTGGGCATGCATCGCCTTGGTTTTGCGCTGGACGATCTGCCCGAGCAGCTCCCCGAGGGGGCCTGGTTGATGGGGCATCTGCCTCGCGCCGACGATGGCGATCCGGAACAATCCCAGCCGTTGATCGCCACCATGAAGAGGCTGACCCACCGCTATCCCCACCACCCCGCCAGCCTGGCTGGTAGCGCCGCATTGATTCGCTTTGCCCAAGCGCGACAGGAATGGGTCCGTCCGGGACTATCGCTCTACGGCGTCGAGCATTTCGCGGGGGAGGGGGCCATCGGAGTCAAACCGGTGTTGTCGTGGTACGCCAGAGTATTGCAGGTGCGCGACGTTGCCCCACTGGAATACGTTGGCTACGGACGCCACCACCGTCTGCTCACCGCCAGCCGGATCGCCGTGGTTGGCGCCGGATACGGCGATGGTCTCTCCCGCCGTCTTGGCGGGCGGGGCGAAGTGGTCATTGCAGGCAAGCGTTATCCGGTGGTGGGGGTGGTTTGTATGGATTTACTCATGGTCGATGTGGGCCATGACCCGGTCAAACCAGGGGCGACCGCCACCTTGATCGGCGCGGGGATCCCCGTTGCCGACATGGCCCTGGCGCTCGGCACCATCCCCTACGAAGTCCTCACCGCCATCCGCAGCCGGGTTATCCGGCTGGATCGGTAGGGAAAGGCCATGCGCCGCGTTGTCGAGGGGGTGGGGGCAACGGTATTGCGTGTGTTGACCGCGACCGGCTCGATGGCTCGGCTGCTTGGGCAGGTGCTGCGTTTAAGTCTCAAGCCGCCGCTGCGTTGGCGGCTGTGGGTGACCCAGATGGAGCGGGTCGGGGTCGACTCCTTACCGGTGGTGATTCTTACCGCCACCTTCACCGGGATGGTGCTGGCACTGCAAAGCTACGACGGATTTGCCCGCTTTGGCGCCGAGGGGATGGTGGGGACGGTGGTTTCGCTCTCGATGACCCGCGAACTCGGCCCGGTGCTGGTGGGACTGATGGTGGCCGGGCGGGTCGGCGCCTCGATGGCGGCCGAGCTGGGGACGATGCGGGTGACTGAACAGATCGATGCCCTCTACACCTTGGCGACCCACCCGGTCCACTACCTGATTGTTCCCCGCTTTTGGGCCTGCGTCGTCATGTTGCCGGCCTTGGTCGTGCTGGCCGACGGCATCGGTATCGGCGGGGGCTTTTTGGTTTCTGTGCTCTGGCTCGATACCAATCCGGTCAACTACATGGAGCGGACCTGGCAATACCTGGAGCTTTTCGATCTCTATTCGGGGCTCATCAAAGCGGCCTTGTTCGGGGGGATCGTCGCCTGGGTCGGTTGCCACCAAGGGTTTTTCGCGGGCGGGGGGGCGGAGGGGGTAGGGTTGGCGACCACCCGGGCCGTGGTGACCGCTTCGATCTTGATCTTGCTCGCCAACACGATGGTGACGGCGCTGTTTTTCTGACGAGGCGGTGGAGGGCGGGCAAGGTGGATGCGCTGCGCTTATCCACATTCTGTCGCCGTTCTGTTCACTCGGGCCGCCGTGCGCACCCCAAATAATTGACGTCCAGATCGTGGGATAGACTGTAACGGTTGCCCAGGGGGCTATAACTCATGCCGCGCAGATCCTGGGGTGCGAAACCGGCCTCTTCAAGCGCCCCGATCAATTCCGACGGTTTGATGAAGCGCTCCCATTGATGGGTGCCGCGTGGCAGCCAATTCAAGATGTACTCGGCCCCTACAATCGCCATCAGGTACGACTTCATCGTGCGGTTGAGGGTGGCGAAGAAAAGGGTTCCCCCCGGTTTGAGCAACCCATGCATGGTGCGCAAC from Proteobacteria bacterium CG1_02_64_396 harbors:
- a CDS encoding signal recognition particle protein encodes the protein MFDQLTERFDGIFKRIRGRGALNDENIADALRQVRMALLEADVALSVVRDLLDKVRERALGQEVVGSLNPGQVFVKIVHEELTAVMGQAVPLELKAQPPAVVMLVGLQGSGKTTTAAKLAKLLGADKKKVAMVSADIYRPGAIEQLASVGAQVGAEVIPSSSDQKPVDIARRGLDAARKMGADVLLLDAAGRLHVDEAMMEEIVQVAQAAQPVETLLVVDAMTGQDVVKVAQAFQARLNLTGVVLTKTDGDARGGAALSLRHVTGLPIKYLGTGEKLDGIAPFHPERMAGRILGMGDVVSLVEKVQGQVDAKKAEQLAKKLKKKGLDLNDLRDQLASLRKMGSLRDMVGMIPGAGKLMGQIADEDAEKQMKRMEAILSSMTMKERERPEIINPSRKRRIAAGSGTALPEVNRLLKQFDQMQKMMKKAGKMGKRGGMGMPGMPRMPGGGFPFR
- a CDS encoding 16S rRNA processing protein RimM, which gives rise to MQAEVTDWLQIGKVVGVFGVKGAVKVFSLTDPPENALAYRPWRLVNGLQTREIPKPKGGWRGKHLVVEIDGVTTPEQAHGLIGWQIEVPRTALELDEDEFLLSDLPGWRVVDETGYDYGVVTAWFETPAHWQIVVLGQAGEQVIPWLDEVVLHADPDQRQLVVAWHPPVEGA
- a CDS encoding 30S ribosomal protein S18 produces the protein MSESTEKKTEGAPKGGPRRRPVFRRRKVCRFCVDKSIPDYRDVEMVKSFITDRGKIVPSRITGTCQKHQRRLTIAIKRARILALIPFTALHRR
- a CDS encoding tRNA (guanosine(37)-N1)-methyltransferase TrmD, with protein sequence MQPEKRGLRIEVLTLFPEFFASPLTVSIPKRAIDKGVMEVVTTDIRNWGVGRHRAVDDTPYGGGPGMVMRPEPVADAVRQARAGYPDAPVIYLSPQGRRFDQAQAQRLSELPGFVLLCGRYEGVDERVIAQEIDEELSVGDFVLSGGEPAALVVIDAVARLLPGALGSQESAEQDSFSDGLLDCPHFTRPPEWEGLAVPDVLLSGDHGAIARWRREQALERTRSRRPDLLTETTAKC
- a CDS encoding 30S ribosomal protein S16, which translates into the protein MVKIRMARGGSKKRPFYRIVVADVRSPRDGRFIEQLGFYNPVATPKAVKIDLVKYDAWIAKGAQATETVARVAGQLRSGGESA
- a CDS encoding ribonuclease HII, with amino-acid sequence MAGIDEAGRGPWAGPVTAAAVILDPPRPLSGLDDSKKLTARRRQVLEVEIRAKAHAWGVGWAGADEIDALGILQATFLAMDRAVAQLSSPPHAVLVDGPLIPRFSRGFAGGIHPMVKGDARSLSIAAASILAKEARDRWMAEIEVIYPGYGFAVHKGYGTAAHQKALKELGPCPIHRRSFRPVAVAAGL
- a CDS encoding 30S ribosomal protein S6, with the translated sequence MSFYELTYLIKPEVDAEGRDAIKGIVADVVAANGGAIAKEENWGLREMAYPIAKINRAFYIHLVFETSGQAIAEIERRLRLNEQVLRFMHVQIDAIPEEASPLARPADVRPAPKASDEEVVEDDGDEDSDEDGED
- a CDS encoding 50S ribosomal protein L9, yielding MQVILLENIDKLGTVGEEIRVRDGFGRNFLVPQGKALVANNANRKAFEAQRRRFEERAAAALAQAKATAEQLATLELKAQHAAGNEGKLFGSVTSHELAEMIEAAGVVVDRRLIHLANPIRNVGEHTFTIRLHPQVVIDLTVVVEAL
- a CDS encoding 50S ribosomal protein L19, with protein sequence MKNAIIAKIEAEQAERKQIPEIRIGDTVKVHVKVTEGNRQRIQVYEGLVIAQKRGGLNAAVTVRKISFGEGVERVFPLHSPLVEKIEVVRHGVVRRAKLYYLRALRGKAARIRERR